In the Numida meleagris isolate 19003 breed g44 Domestic line unplaced genomic scaffold, NumMel1.0 unplaced_Scaffold442, whole genome shotgun sequence genome, one interval contains:
- the LOC110391657 gene encoding mucin-1-like isoform X4, whose amino-acid sequence MERGAGFQMWGDYLGLAALLRRMAAERRAASPGDSASPGDLASPGAVLSPGAVLSPGAVLSPGASAPRGALASPGDSASPGAVLPPGTVLSPGAVLPPGTVLSPGAVLSPGVVLSPGAVLSPGASAPRGALASLGDLASHRLLASPLSSASRGVPSRPGVAASLILSPSTGMSPSPGVSPSPGVPPRPGVSPSLSVSASHSGSPTPGVSPAPRMSPAPGVSPTPGVSPAPGVSPTPGVSPTPGVSPMPAALLSPVFAPLPNVTPSPRSSVSPGVSPAPGVSPGPGVSPAPGVSPGPGVSPAPGVSPAPGASSTPGVSPRPDVSPGPGASRTASVSPTLGVSPGPGVSPGPSVSPGLGASRTAGVTPTPSMSPRPSASRTAGVSPWPDVSPRPGASSAPGVSPGPGVPCTAGVSPRPDVSPRPGTSSAPGVSPWPDVSPRPGASRTAGVSPAPGVSPGPGAPRTAGTSAAGLGCGFCRHNGESRQVYGAHALKDARGRVLCPILRSYVCPQCGATRERAHTKRFCPLTPRGYTSVYSRRSASPPRDGTGQ is encoded by the exons aTGGAGCGTGGGGCCGGATTCCAGATGTGGGGAGACTACCTGGGGCTGGCCGCCCTGCTGCGCCGCATGGCGGCCGAGCGCAGAGCGGCGTCACCCGGTGATTCGGCGTCACCCGGCGATTTGGCGTCACCCGGCGCGGTGTTGTCACCCGGCGCGGTGTTGTCACCCGGCGCGGTGTTGTCACCCGGAGCATCGGCACCGCGTGGTGCGTTGGCGTCACCCGGCGATTCGGCGTCACCCGGCGCGGTGTTGCCACCCGGCACGGTGTTGTCACCCGGCGCGGTGTTGCCACCCGGCACGGTGTTGTCACCCGGCGCGGTGTTGTCACCCGGCGTGGTGTTGTCACCCGGCGCGGTGTTGTCACCCGGAGCATCGGCACCGCGTGGTGCGTTGGCGTCACTCGGCGATTTGGCGTCGCACCGCCTGTTGGCGTCCCCCCTCTCGTCGGCGTCCCGCGGCGTGCCATCGAGGCCCGGCGTAGCGGCGTCGCTCATCTTGTCACCGTCGACCGGGATGTCACCGTCACCTGGAGTGTCACCGTCACCCGGCGTGCCGCCCAGGCCCGGTGTGTCACCGTCGCTCAGCGTGTCAGCGTCACACAGCGGCTCGCCAACACCCGGCGTGTCACCAGCACCCCGCATGTCACCAGCACCCGGCGTGTCACCAACACCCGGCGTGTCACCAGCACCCGGTGTGTCACCAACACCCGGCGTGTCACCAACACCTGGCGTGTCACCAATGCCCGCTGCGCTGCTGTCACCCGTCTTTGCACCACTGCCCAACGTGACACCGTCACCCAGGAGCTCAGTGTCACCCGGTGTGTCACCAGCACCCGGTGTGTCACCAGGACCTGGTGTGTCACCAGCACCCGGTGTGTCACCAGGACCTGGTGTGTCACCAGCACCCGGTGTGTCACCAGCACCCGGCGCATCCTCAACACCCGGTGTGTCACCACGGCCTGATGTGTCACCGGGACCCGGCGCATCCCGCACAGCCAGCGTGTCACCAACACTTGGTGTGTCACCAGGACCCGGCGTGTCACCAGGACCCAGCGTGTCACCAGGACTCGGCGCATCCCGCACAGCCGGCGTGACACCAACACCCAGCATGTCACCACGACCCAGCGCATCCCGCACAGCCGGCGTGTCACCATGGCCTGATGTGTCACCACGACCTGGCGCATCCTCAGCACCTGGCGTGTCACCAGGACCCGGCGTACCCTGCACAGCCGGTGTGTCACCACGGCCTGAT GTGTCACCACGACCTGGCACATCCTCAGCACCTGGCGTGTCACCATGGCCTGATGTGTCCCCACGACCCGGCGCATCCCGCACAGCCGGCGTGTCCCCAGCACCCGGCGTGTCCCCAGGGCCTGGCGCACCCCGCACGGCTGGCACATCAGCCGCGGGGCTGGGCTGCGGGTTCTGCCGGCACAACGGGGAGTCGCGCCAGGTGTACGGGGCGCACGCGCTGAAGGACGCGCGGGGCCGCGTGCTCTGCCCCATCCTGCGCAGCTACGTCTGCCCGCAGTGCGGGGCCACGCGGGAGCGGGCGCACACCAAGCGCTTCTGCCCCCTGACCCCGCGGGGCTACACCTCCGTCTACAGCAGGAGGAGCGCCAGCCCCCCCCGCGACGGCACCGGGCAGTAG
- the LOC110391657 gene encoding mucin-1-like isoform X3 produces the protein MERGAGFQMWGDYLGLAALLRRMAAERRAASPGDSASPGDLASPGAVLSPGAVLSPGAVLSPGASAPRGALASPGDSASPGAVLPPGTVLSPGAVLPPGTVLSPGAVLSPGVVLSPGAVLSPGASAPRGALASLGDLASHRLLASPLSSASRGVPSRPGVAASLILSPSTGMSPSPGVSPSPGVPPRPGVSPSLSVSASHSGSPTPGVSPAPRMSPAPGVSPTPGVSPAPGVSPTPGVSPTPGVSPMPAALLSPVFAPLPNVTPSPRSSVSPGVSPAPGVSPGPGVSPAPGVSPGPGVSPAPGVSPAPGASSTPGPGVSPGPSVSPGLGASRTAGVTPTPSMSPRPSASRTAGVSPWPDVSPRPGASSAPGVSPGPGVPCTAAGVSPTLGVSPRPGASRTPGVSPWPDVSPRPGPSRTAGVSPRPGTSSAPGVSPWPDVSPRPGASRTAGVSPAPGVSPGPGAPRTAGTSAAGLGCGFCRHNGESRQVYGAHALKDARGRVLCPILRSYVCPQCGATRERAHTKRFCPLTPRGYTSVYSRRSASPPRDGTGQ, from the exons aTGGAGCGTGGGGCCGGATTCCAGATGTGGGGAGACTACCTGGGGCTGGCCGCCCTGCTGCGCCGCATGGCGGCCGAGCGCAGAGCGGCGTCACCCGGTGATTCGGCGTCACCCGGCGATTTGGCGTCACCCGGCGCGGTGTTGTCACCCGGCGCGGTGTTGTCACCCGGCGCGGTGTTGTCACCCGGAGCATCGGCACCGCGTGGTGCGTTGGCGTCACCCGGCGATTCGGCGTCACCCGGCGCGGTGTTGCCACCCGGCACGGTGTTGTCACCCGGCGCGGTGTTGCCACCCGGCACGGTGTTGTCACCCGGCGCGGTGTTGTCACCCGGCGTGGTGTTGTCACCCGGCGCGGTGTTGTCACCCGGAGCATCGGCACCGCGTGGTGCGTTGGCGTCACTCGGCGATTTGGCGTCGCACCGCCTGTTGGCGTCCCCCCTCTCGTCGGCGTCCCGCGGCGTGCCATCGAGGCCCGGCGTAGCGGCGTCGCTCATCTTGTCACCGTCGACCGGGATGTCACCGTCACCTGGAGTGTCACCGTCACCCGGCGTGCCGCCCAGGCCCGGTGTGTCACCGTCGCTCAGCGTGTCAGCGTCACACAGCGGCTCGCCAACACCCGGCGTGTCACCAGCACCCCGCATGTCACCAGCACCCGGCGTGTCACCAACACCCGGCGTGTCACCAGCACCCGGTGTGTCACCAACACCCGGCGTGTCACCAACACCTGGCGTGTCACCAATGCCCGCTGCGCTGCTGTCACCCGTCTTTGCACCACTGCCCAACGTGACACCGTCACCCAGGAGCTCAGTGTCACCCGGTGTGTCACCAGCACCCGGTGTGTCACCAGGACCTGGTGTGTCACCAGCACCCGGTGTGTCACCAGGACCTGGTGTGTCACCAGCACCCGGTGTGTCACCAGCACCCGGCGCATCCTCAACACCCG GACCCGGCGTGTCACCAGGACCCAGCGTGTCACCAGGACTCGGCGCATCCCGCACAGCCGGCGTGACACCAACACCCAGCATGTCACCACGACCCAGCGCATCCCGCACAGCCGGCGTGTCACCATGGCCTGATGTGTCACCACGACCTGGCGCATCCTCAGCACCTGGCGTGTCACCAGGACCCGGCGTACCCTGCACAGCCG CTGGCGTGTCACCAACACTTGGCGTGTCACCACGACCCGGCGCATCCCGCACACCTGGCGTGTCACCATGGCCTGATGTGTCACCACGACCTGGCCCATCCCGCACAGCCGGCGTGTCACCACGACCTGGCACATCCTCAGCACCTGGCGTGTCACCATGGCCTGATGTGTCCCCACGACCCGGCGCATCCCGCACAGCCGGCGTGTCCCCAGCACCCGGCGTGTCCCCAGGGCCTGGCGCACCCCGCACGGCTGGCACATCAGCCGCGGGGCTGGGCTGCGGGTTCTGCCGGCACAACGGGGAGTCGCGCCAGGTGTACGGGGCGCACGCGCTGAAGGACGCGCGGGGCCGCGTGCTCTGCCCCATCCTGCGCAGCTACGTCTGCCCGCAGTGCGGGGCCACGCGGGAGCGGGCGCACACCAAGCGCTTCTGCCCCCTGACCCCGCGGGGCTACACCTCCGTCTACAGCAGGAGGAGCGCCAGCCCCCCCCGCGACGGCACCGGGCAGTAG
- the LOC110391657 gene encoding mucin-1-like isoform X5 yields MERGAGFQMWGDYLGLAALLRRMAAERRAASPGDSASPGDLASPGAVLSPGAVLSPGAVLSPGASAPRGALASPGDSASPGAVLPPGTVLSPGAVLPPGTVLSPGAVLSPGVVLSPGAVLSPGASAPRGALASLGDLASHRLLASPLSSASRGVPSRPGVAASLILSPSTGMSPSPGVSPSPGVPPRPGVSPSLSVSASHSGSPTPGVSPAPRMSPAPGVSPTPGVSPAPGVSPTPGVSPTPGVSPMPAALLSPVFAPLPNVTPSPRSSVSPGVSPAPGVSPGPGVSPAPGVSPGPGVSPAPGVSPAPGASSTPGVSPRPDVSPGPGASRTASVSPTLGVSPGPGVSPGPSVSPGLGASRTAGVTPTPSMSPRPSASRTAGVSPWPDVSPRPGASSAPGVSPRPDVSPRPGTSSAPGVSPWPDVSPRPGASRTAGVSPAPGVSPGPGAPRTAGTSAAGLGCGFCRHNGESRQVYGAHALKDARGRVLCPILRSYVCPQCGATRERAHTKRFCPLTPRGYTSVYSRRSASPPRDGTGQ; encoded by the exons aTGGAGCGTGGGGCCGGATTCCAGATGTGGGGAGACTACCTGGGGCTGGCCGCCCTGCTGCGCCGCATGGCGGCCGAGCGCAGAGCGGCGTCACCCGGTGATTCGGCGTCACCCGGCGATTTGGCGTCACCCGGCGCGGTGTTGTCACCCGGCGCGGTGTTGTCACCCGGCGCGGTGTTGTCACCCGGAGCATCGGCACCGCGTGGTGCGTTGGCGTCACCCGGCGATTCGGCGTCACCCGGCGCGGTGTTGCCACCCGGCACGGTGTTGTCACCCGGCGCGGTGTTGCCACCCGGCACGGTGTTGTCACCCGGCGCGGTGTTGTCACCCGGCGTGGTGTTGTCACCCGGCGCGGTGTTGTCACCCGGAGCATCGGCACCGCGTGGTGCGTTGGCGTCACTCGGCGATTTGGCGTCGCACCGCCTGTTGGCGTCCCCCCTCTCGTCGGCGTCCCGCGGCGTGCCATCGAGGCCCGGCGTAGCGGCGTCGCTCATCTTGTCACCGTCGACCGGGATGTCACCGTCACCTGGAGTGTCACCGTCACCCGGCGTGCCGCCCAGGCCCGGTGTGTCACCGTCGCTCAGCGTGTCAGCGTCACACAGCGGCTCGCCAACACCCGGCGTGTCACCAGCACCCCGCATGTCACCAGCACCCGGCGTGTCACCAACACCCGGCGTGTCACCAGCACCCGGTGTGTCACCAACACCCGGCGTGTCACCAACACCTGGCGTGTCACCAATGCCCGCTGCGCTGCTGTCACCCGTCTTTGCACCACTGCCCAACGTGACACCGTCACCCAGGAGCTCAGTGTCACCCGGTGTGTCACCAGCACCCGGTGTGTCACCAGGACCTGGTGTGTCACCAGCACCCGGTGTGTCACCAGGACCTGGTGTGTCACCAGCACCCGGTGTGTCACCAGCACCCGGCGCATCCTCAACACCCGGTGTGTCACCACGGCCTGATGTGTCACCGGGACCCGGCGCATCCCGCACAGCCAGCGTGTCACCAACACTTGGTGTGTCACCAGGACCCGGCGTGTCACCAGGACCCAGCGTGTCACCAGGACTCGGCGCATCCCGCACAGCCGGCGTGACACCAACACCCAGCATGTCACCACGACCCAGCGCATCCCGCACAGCCGGCGTGTCACCATGGCCTGATGTGTCACCACGACCTGGCGCATCCTCAGCACCT GGTGTGTCACCACGGCCTGAT GTGTCACCACGACCTGGCACATCCTCAGCACCTGGCGTGTCACCATGGCCTGATGTGTCCCCACGACCCGGCGCATCCCGCACAGCCGGCGTGTCCCCAGCACCCGGCGTGTCCCCAGGGCCTGGCGCACCCCGCACGGCTGGCACATCAGCCGCGGGGCTGGGCTGCGGGTTCTGCCGGCACAACGGGGAGTCGCGCCAGGTGTACGGGGCGCACGCGCTGAAGGACGCGCGGGGCCGCGTGCTCTGCCCCATCCTGCGCAGCTACGTCTGCCCGCAGTGCGGGGCCACGCGGGAGCGGGCGCACACCAAGCGCTTCTGCCCCCTGACCCCGCGGGGCTACACCTCCGTCTACAGCAGGAGGAGCGCCAGCCCCCCCCGCGACGGCACCGGGCAGTAG
- the LOC110391657 gene encoding mucin-1-like isoform X1 gives MERGAGFQMWGDYLGLAALLRRMAAERRAASPGDSASPGDLASPGAVLSPGAVLSPGAVLSPGASAPRGALASPGDSASPGAVLPPGTVLSPGAVLPPGTVLSPGAVLSPGVVLSPGAVLSPGASAPRGALASLGDLASHRLLASPLSSASRGVPSRPGVAASLILSPSTGMSPSPGVSPSPGVPPRPGVSPSLSVSASHSGSPTPGVSPAPRMSPAPGVSPTPGVSPAPGVSPTPGVSPTPGVSPMPAALLSPVFAPLPNVTPSPRSSVSPGVSPAPGVSPGPGVSPAPGVSPGPGVSPAPGVSPAPGASSTPGVSPRPDVSPGPGASRTASVSPTLGVSPGPGVSPGPSVSPGLGASRTAGVTPTPSMSPRPSASRTAGVSPWPDVSPRPGASSAPGVSPGPGVPCTAAGVSPTLGVSPRPGASRTPGVSPWPDVSPRPGPSRTAGVSPRPGTSSAPGVSPWPDVSPRPGASRTAGVSPAPGVSPGPGAPRTAGTSAAGLGCGFCRHNGESRQVYGAHALKDARGRVLCPILRSYVCPQCGATRERAHTKRFCPLTPRGYTSVYSRRSASPPRDGTGQ, from the exons aTGGAGCGTGGGGCCGGATTCCAGATGTGGGGAGACTACCTGGGGCTGGCCGCCCTGCTGCGCCGCATGGCGGCCGAGCGCAGAGCGGCGTCACCCGGTGATTCGGCGTCACCCGGCGATTTGGCGTCACCCGGCGCGGTGTTGTCACCCGGCGCGGTGTTGTCACCCGGCGCGGTGTTGTCACCCGGAGCATCGGCACCGCGTGGTGCGTTGGCGTCACCCGGCGATTCGGCGTCACCCGGCGCGGTGTTGCCACCCGGCACGGTGTTGTCACCCGGCGCGGTGTTGCCACCCGGCACGGTGTTGTCACCCGGCGCGGTGTTGTCACCCGGCGTGGTGTTGTCACCCGGCGCGGTGTTGTCACCCGGAGCATCGGCACCGCGTGGTGCGTTGGCGTCACTCGGCGATTTGGCGTCGCACCGCCTGTTGGCGTCCCCCCTCTCGTCGGCGTCCCGCGGCGTGCCATCGAGGCCCGGCGTAGCGGCGTCGCTCATCTTGTCACCGTCGACCGGGATGTCACCGTCACCTGGAGTGTCACCGTCACCCGGCGTGCCGCCCAGGCCCGGTGTGTCACCGTCGCTCAGCGTGTCAGCGTCACACAGCGGCTCGCCAACACCCGGCGTGTCACCAGCACCCCGCATGTCACCAGCACCCGGCGTGTCACCAACACCCGGCGTGTCACCAGCACCCGGTGTGTCACCAACACCCGGCGTGTCACCAACACCTGGCGTGTCACCAATGCCCGCTGCGCTGCTGTCACCCGTCTTTGCACCACTGCCCAACGTGACACCGTCACCCAGGAGCTCAGTGTCACCCGGTGTGTCACCAGCACCCGGTGTGTCACCAGGACCTGGTGTGTCACCAGCACCCGGTGTGTCACCAGGACCTGGTGTGTCACCAGCACCCGGTGTGTCACCAGCACCCGGCGCATCCTCAACACCCGGTGTGTCACCACGGCCTGATGTGTCACCGGGACCCGGCGCATCCCGCACAGCCAGCGTGTCACCAACACTTGGTGTGTCACCAGGACCCGGCGTGTCACCAGGACCCAGCGTGTCACCAGGACTCGGCGCATCCCGCACAGCCGGCGTGACACCAACACCCAGCATGTCACCACGACCCAGCGCATCCCGCACAGCCGGCGTGTCACCATGGCCTGATGTGTCACCACGACCTGGCGCATCCTCAGCACCTGGCGTGTCACCAGGACCCGGCGTACCCTGCACAGCCG CTGGCGTGTCACCAACACTTGGCGTGTCACCACGACCCGGCGCATCCCGCACACCTGGCGTGTCACCATGGCCTGATGTGTCACCACGACCTGGCCCATCCCGCACAGCCGGCGTGTCACCACGACCTGGCACATCCTCAGCACCTGGCGTGTCACCATGGCCTGATGTGTCCCCACGACCCGGCGCATCCCGCACAGCCGGCGTGTCCCCAGCACCCGGCGTGTCCCCAGGGCCTGGCGCACCCCGCACGGCTGGCACATCAGCCGCGGGGCTGGGCTGCGGGTTCTGCCGGCACAACGGGGAGTCGCGCCAGGTGTACGGGGCGCACGCGCTGAAGGACGCGCGGGGCCGCGTGCTCTGCCCCATCCTGCGCAGCTACGTCTGCCCGCAGTGCGGGGCCACGCGGGAGCGGGCGCACACCAAGCGCTTCTGCCCCCTGACCCCGCGGGGCTACACCTCCGTCTACAGCAGGAGGAGCGCCAGCCCCCCCCGCGACGGCACCGGGCAGTAG
- the LOC110391657 gene encoding mucin-1-like isoform X2: protein MERGAGFQMWGDYLGLAALLRRMAAERRAASPGDSASPGDLASPGAVLSPGAVLSPGAVLSPGASAPRGALASPGDSASPGAVLPPGTVLSPGAVLPPGTVLSPGAVLSPGVVLSPGAVLSPGASAPRGALASLGDLASHRLLASPLSSASRGVPSRPGVAASLILSPSTGMSPSPGVSPSPGVPPRPGVSPSLSVSASHSGSPTPGVSPAPRMSPAPGVSPTPGVSPAPGVSPTPGVSPTPGVSPMPAALLSPVFAPLPNVTPSPRSSVSPGVSPAPGVSPAPGASSTPGVSPRPDVSPGPGASRTASVSPTLGVSPGPGVSPGPSVSPGLGASRTAGVTPTPSMSPRPSASRTAGVSPWPDVSPRPGASSAPGVSPGPGVPCTAAGVSPTLGVSPRPGASRTPGVSPWPDVSPRPGPSRTAGVSPRPGTSSAPGVSPWPDVSPRPGASRTAGVSPAPGVSPGPGAPRTAGTSAAGLGCGFCRHNGESRQVYGAHALKDARGRVLCPILRSYVCPQCGATRERAHTKRFCPLTPRGYTSVYSRRSASPPRDGTGQ, encoded by the exons aTGGAGCGTGGGGCCGGATTCCAGATGTGGGGAGACTACCTGGGGCTGGCCGCCCTGCTGCGCCGCATGGCGGCCGAGCGCAGAGCGGCGTCACCCGGTGATTCGGCGTCACCCGGCGATTTGGCGTCACCCGGCGCGGTGTTGTCACCCGGCGCGGTGTTGTCACCCGGCGCGGTGTTGTCACCCGGAGCATCGGCACCGCGTGGTGCGTTGGCGTCACCCGGCGATTCGGCGTCACCCGGCGCGGTGTTGCCACCCGGCACGGTGTTGTCACCCGGCGCGGTGTTGCCACCCGGCACGGTGTTGTCACCCGGCGCGGTGTTGTCACCCGGCGTGGTGTTGTCACCCGGCGCGGTGTTGTCACCCGGAGCATCGGCACCGCGTGGTGCGTTGGCGTCACTCGGCGATTTGGCGTCGCACCGCCTGTTGGCGTCCCCCCTCTCGTCGGCGTCCCGCGGCGTGCCATCGAGGCCCGGCGTAGCGGCGTCGCTCATCTTGTCACCGTCGACCGGGATGTCACCGTCACCTGGAGTGTCACCGTCACCCGGCGTGCCGCCCAGGCCCGGTGTGTCACCGTCGCTCAGCGTGTCAGCGTCACACAGCGGCTCGCCAACACCCGGCGTGTCACCAGCACCCCGCATGTCACCAGCACCCGGCGTGTCACCAACACCCGGCGTGTCACCAGCACCCGGTGTGTCACCAACACCCGGCGTGTCACCAACACCTGGCGTGTCACCAATGCCCGCTGCGCTGCTGTCACCCGTCTTTGCACCACTGCCCAACGTGACACCGTCACCCAGGAGCTCAGTGTCACCCG GTGTGTCACCAGCACCCGGTGTGTCACCAGCACCCGGCGCATCCTCAACACCCGGTGTGTCACCACGGCCTGATGTGTCACCGGGACCCGGCGCATCCCGCACAGCCAGCGTGTCACCAACACTTGGTGTGTCACCAGGACCCGGCGTGTCACCAGGACCCAGCGTGTCACCAGGACTCGGCGCATCCCGCACAGCCGGCGTGACACCAACACCCAGCATGTCACCACGACCCAGCGCATCCCGCACAGCCGGCGTGTCACCATGGCCTGATGTGTCACCACGACCTGGCGCATCCTCAGCACCTGGCGTGTCACCAGGACCCGGCGTACCCTGCACAGCCG CTGGCGTGTCACCAACACTTGGCGTGTCACCACGACCCGGCGCATCCCGCACACCTGGCGTGTCACCATGGCCTGATGTGTCACCACGACCTGGCCCATCCCGCACAGCCGGCGTGTCACCACGACCTGGCACATCCTCAGCACCTGGCGTGTCACCATGGCCTGATGTGTCCCCACGACCCGGCGCATCCCGCACAGCCGGCGTGTCCCCAGCACCCGGCGTGTCCCCAGGGCCTGGCGCACCCCGCACGGCTGGCACATCAGCCGCGGGGCTGGGCTGCGGGTTCTGCCGGCACAACGGGGAGTCGCGCCAGGTGTACGGGGCGCACGCGCTGAAGGACGCGCGGGGCCGCGTGCTCTGCCCCATCCTGCGCAGCTACGTCTGCCCGCAGTGCGGGGCCACGCGGGAGCGGGCGCACACCAAGCGCTTCTGCCCCCTGACCCCGCGGGGCTACACCTCCGTCTACAGCAGGAGGAGCGCCAGCCCCCCCCGCGACGGCACCGGGCAGTAG